TTTAAAAGTGGGTACGTTTAAAATGTCATCTTCTGCTTTTTGATGAGCACAGGCCGGTTTAATGTTCCCAATTCACATTACATGAGAACTGCTGGATCCTATAGCATGTATGTTGTGCTCAACTTCAGAAATGCTCCCCCCATATCTGCCATGTATAACAGCCACTGTGGATCTCCATGGGAAGTCATGAAGATACAACTATTAAAGTTTCACATGAAACAGAAACTTGGCTGCACTAATGGCGAGCTGTTATCATAACTGAAAGATGTCGCACGATTTCAGGAAGCCATGTTCTACCCTGTTTTAAAGTATATTTACCGGAATCTCCCCTGGCAAAACATAGAGTGAGATTTAAAGGGCTTAATCTGACTCATTTGACATATCTTTTAATGTTGGGAATTTTTGCCAGACTATTAAATGATGTTGTAAATCATAAGTCATGATGCAGAACCCTGTATCTGACTCTTATGAAACCTTTCTGGCCCAGGTTAAATTAAACAGAACCCACAGATACTTAATCAGAATTGCTTTTTATGGTCTATATACGTAAATTCCACCAACAAGTGCATAGAAATCTGTGGCAGTATGGCTAATATTAACTCATGTCTACTCTGAAATCAGCAGCCCTCCTCTTTATCCACCCCACCACCCCTTCCCCATTATTCTGCATTACTATCAGCAGTAAAAGGGGGAAGTCTAACAACACAAATGCTCACCTGGTGAAGAAGGGGTGTGGAGGCAGGTACTGATGGGACGTCAGGGGTCCCGTGGAGGGAGCTGAAGGGCCTCCGGGGCCAGCTGCTGGCAGGGAGTTGACTTGGGTGAGGCGGGGGTCCCCGTGGGGCCCGTGAAGACGGGTAGGAATCGGGTGCAGAGCAGTCAAAGGAGTGTTGGGAAGGGGCAGAGGGGGTTTACTGTGACCGAGGCTGATGACAGGGATGTGTGGAGGGATTTGCGGAGCCATAGAAGAGGTAGAGGATGAAGAGAACAAAGGGAGAGGAGCGGTGGAGACAGGAGGGGGGACCGTGGTTGGCGCAGGCAGAAGAGGAGGCGGAGAGGAGAGCATCGGTGAGCAATCAGCATCAGCGGCGGATGGCCCTCCTTGCTCTCCCTCCTCCATCTCGATGTCATCAGGCGTGACATCTGCACGGTCACTAGGTATTGCTGTGATGGTGGTGACGGGGGTCTGAAGTGAGACCTTGGTTTCTCCCTTGAGCTCTTTGAGGTTAGCCGGATGTGGACTGCTCAGACAGTCCGGGGAAGCTAAAGGCCGGTCCTGGAAGGGATTTTGCCTCTCTGTGGAggcggaggaagaggaagaggatggaCGAGGCGGGTCAGAGGGTGAGTCAGGCAGACCAGTGGGGTTCAACTTCTCCATCATGGTATCGCCAGTACCGAGCCTCTCTTCCTCTATGCTGCTCTTCGACGTTTAGCCagtgtctgtactggtcagtGTCTATGTCAGTGTTTGTACTCcacctgtatgtatgtgtgtgtgtgttggagagagtGACGTATTCATGTACCCTTGCAAACCCCGTCTGTATTTACTGTGTGTGGGTCTTTCATTCAGTCACCTGTGCTCCTCCTCTATTTCCTTTGCCACGGTGTCGGCGTCCCACAGGATATGTGTGATTCTGCTGCGTTACCTCAGTTAAAACTTTGCGTGTGTTCTCTTGCTGGTCCACACAGCATCCATCACCCCTCTCAGCGGTCCAAGGGTCCCGAGTCTGAGGGGTCTGTTTACATCAGTCTGTCTCGAGTAATGTGTTTATTGCTGGTGCCTACTGACACTCTGCGGCTGAGTCTGGTCCACCATTATCACCTGTCGCCTGGGGGTCCGTCAGGTGTCGTGAGTTTGTCTCTCTGCGTGGGGGTGCGAGTAAACGCTGCGTTAACTCTGTGACACGACCTCTGGGGCGGAGTGCAAAGGTTGGGGAAGTTCTCCCGGTCCGCTTTGTGGTGAATGCCCTCTGTTAGTCTCCGCGTGCATTCTGGGCAGTAGAAGCTGGGATTTGAATGGATGTAGTCTGCCTAATGTCCGTCCGTGTTTTTAGGATATGAGTCAGAATCCTGCTAAGTATTCAAAATGTCCCAGAGAGGTAAACAAAGGATTGATGTCGAACACTCTGTTGTGGAAAAGAGACAGATAATAGGCCCGAATGGATATGATGTATTATTAGCCAAGGATGGTGAAAGACAATACGATAAGATGAGGAAATATAAGGACCTCAATCTCAGGCTTGACAAAATTACCCCACAAACACGACCAAAGAGGTTCATATGATAAATAACATGCTGAAATGCAATGGTTTTCTCGGCTGTTTTTCAGTTGAGCATTTATATTGTAATATATATAATACTTTATTatcataatatatattatatacatatatgtatatatattatcaTAACACATattatgtacatatatgtgtgtatgtatatatatatatatatttttttttttttacaactatcACCAACCAAATCAGACTTTGTCATTGGTTTTGTATCTCGCTGACATTATGTTCATTATGTATATTTGGCATGAGAGGACAGACAATTGTGGTTTTTAGTCAAATCTGTAAACTAAATGGTTTTGTAACAGCAATTCTTCCCGTTTTCCCCTTTCCCAGTAGTTGTGTATTTATTGTGGAGAGTTCCTTGTTTTGCAATAGTGTACAGTTTACATTCACGTTAGTTTAtaatccttttttatttttgctctctcggatacacacacacatacacacacacacacacacatatatatatatatatatatatatatatatatatactagattaATGCCCAGCTCTGAATGGATGCATCCACTTTACTAATGTACAAACAATGATTTAAATTTATTACAATAGCCAAGAAACATAAAAAAAGTATTCTGTATTTTTCATTTGGGTTTTAGTTTTTCTATGTGTGTTTTCTTAAATATTTGGGAGCACATTGCATAAGACTCCACAGGACAAATCAAATACAGATTAACTGATGAACGCTTTCCCGTCGCTATTTTTGAGAAATGTGAGCGTCTTTATGCATCCTTCTATGATATTTCCCTCTGCTCTGCTAAAACTCTCCTTTTACCTGCACCGTTTTCCACTGAAATCCTCATGCAGTTTTGCCCTGTCCTACATGTTCAGCAAAACGTGTGGCGTATTTAACACGAGCCGTAAGGGGTCCCTAGTAATGGCACGCATCTTGTGATATAGCATTTGATTCTTGTGTTACTCTGCTTCCCATCACCAGGACACCAGCATGGTGATGTTAATCTGAGTGTCATTCGCCCTGTCAGCCGACCTGTCCCCACTTTACACTTGGTGGCTGTTTAAGTTAGCAGACCAGGcacagatttaacagcatttcACAGAAGATATGAACATGGTATCTATGgcatcttttttttgtgtgtgtttaaatacaTCATTTGAAATAAACAGCCAACTGTCCTGATAAAACGCTGATAAACGACAGGATACCAAAAACACAACAGTACTCACGGTTTCCTCATGGCACCACgcgctgtccgtctgtctgtgtgtgtgtctgtctgtgtgtctgtgtgtgtgtctgtgtgtctgtgtatcagtCAGGTAAGATCCACCAGAGCTGAGTGCAGATGCACATGTTGGCTCCTTTATCTCCTCCACCTCTCGGCCAGCGTCCACACACACGACCAATAGCGGCTGGCGGAGGAGTCGAGACTTGACTGTCAGCGCCCGTCACTCTCCAGCCAGACTGCTTCTGACGCGACCCACACACTCCTCATGCTCCCCACCTGAAACCTAGGGCcatgaaaaatgaaaatagaaAGTGCTAAAAATCCCTCACCAGAATGTGGGTGGGTGATCCATAAAACACtatgaagaaaaataaaaaataagactgTGAAGTTACTCTTGAAACGTAAATACACTCACACCGTGGAGGTGGTCAGTACTGGTCATGCCGTCCTCCTGTCTTTATGTCATTCTCACCTTctgatatttctctctctctctctctctctctctctccctcctccttcctTGTTATCTCCCTTTCTTTTTCGCACGTCGCCGAGAAGACACAATGCTCTAGTTGGATGGCAGTCTGAGAGCTCTGGTATTGGCGAATATGaggtaagagagacagacagagagcgagagagagagagcgagagacagagagagagagagagcaagagagagagagagctggggagCTGTGTTGCAAGGAGAGTTTTCCGCTCCCTGCTGGACAAGAGGATGTGCTCGTACAATATGGTGGTTGCTGATAAGAGCCTCAGAAGCTGCCTGTGGCCTGTAGATaaggaaacacccccccccccttactcagtagtagcacacacacacacacatacaaataagtTCATGTTGGCTAGGCATGCACCTACCCACACataggcacatacacacactttctctcttacacacacacacacacacacacacaaacacacacacacctcattccACTGTAGTGGTCAGTTCTAGGCTGTGAAGCGTGTTGGATCGTTACCAATACGGGAACTGTTACTGCACTCATATCCCAGTATaatagcacacatgcacacacacacacacacacacaaacacacactagacTTATCAATAACCTTCACTAATAGGCCTTATCACTGTCTAACGTGAACCATTATAAAGGTTGAATAATATTTTTTCCACATGAGAACTTTCTTTAGAAAGCGTAGAACAATCACACGTCTCCACCGTTATTGTTGGAAGCAGcctcacagacaaacacaccaGACTTGACACATGCAGACAGAGGTGATGGGAACGCTAATCAGATGGATAGACAGCGACGGAGAACAGGCCAGAACGCACGTTTTTCTCTGGTTACATCAGAGCGCACCTGTGCCACTGGTGGCCAGTGTGCAAGCCGTCACCAAAGCAACTTTCCTTTCCAATAGCTCCCAAACTTCCTTCCTTATTCCCTCAACCTTTCTCTTCCCGAGTCTCCCCCTGCACCGCCCCCCTCGCCCGAAACACTCTTtcccaattctctctctctcactcactcactcactcactcactcactcactcactcactcactcactcactcactcactcactcactcactcactcacacacacacacacacacacacacacacacacacacacacacacacacacacacacacacacacactctctctctctctctctctctctcgctctctttctctctttctctctctttctctccctcgctctcgaaCTCAGGGAGGGTCAACTCCTCTTTTTCACTCCCCTCAGTCATTTCCTTCTTAGAGAGTATGACACACCAAGCACTACAAAGGCTTTATGGTCGCATGACCTTCCAGGTCCTGGGaaaggattcaaaccaccgagcaAATTTTCAACACATCTGTAGTATCGTCATCAttttcatcatcaccatcatcatcatcatcatcaacatcaccatcaccatcatcatcaacattAAAATTATCGTTATTACTAATaccaacacaacccccccccccatgtttacAACATGATTTCAATCGGGTGAAATAACTTTAAAGCTCTTCGCAGCATCAGTTTGAGACGGAGTCATCTGTCAGTCCATCACACGCTTACGACAAACCGCAGCACCTGTGGTTCCAGTTGGCCACACACTATGTGTGCGCATAACGTCGCCGTGGCAACGCTGTGTCTGGGGATGGTGATCACATTTGCCTGTGACTTATAAAAAGCTACACGAGGGACCGAGACGGCTCCTCCGGGACCAGCTTTTTATACTCCTGATTATCGCTAAATATTACACCGAACTCACATTTTAGCACTCTAAagttgatttcccccccccccataaatgtAGGTTAAAGGGTATTTGTGTCTGTGCCGATATCCTTACTTACtcttacagtaaaaaaaaaaaaagaagttttgttCCTGTAAAAACTGAActtgtgaataaaaaaaaaatcagctttgAAAATGATTTTTGTTAATTTGTTGTGTGGCCTTTTGCAGTAGACTTTTCTTTTTTAGTGGCTGCAGCCCTCTTCTGTGATATCCAACTGCAGCGACGGGGCACTGATTGGGCTTAACAGATATCTTAAAATGGGTCTGTTAATTTGTTTATGGAAAGCGGTGAGTTTCAGACGTTGAAGGTTGGTGTGGCCATACAACACACTGGTGTCTACAGTACGCTGCTGAAATGTTCCCAAGTCACAGCAATGTAATGTAAGATGGGTGAATTATTTTAGCGTTTGTTGTTTTACATTGATCGATCAGTGCACATATCCAAagctttgcacacacacacactaacctgcATTATCAGCTTGGCAAGTTATTTTGACATCCCCGAGCAAAAGTTTGGGGAGATTTCTTTGTGCTTTCCAGTTTGGGCTTTCCCCTCTTTAAAAGGGTGACCTTCAGCTTTTCACAGACAATCAGCCTGTACTTGACCGGTCCCCTgaaaagagagaagaaagcaGGCAAAAACCTTTCATTCGGGGCCCCGAGTGGCCATCTAAACGGCATGTAAGGAATAATAATAGAAACAAAGGCTAGCAGACAGCTTCCGCTTCTCCCTTAAGTGAGGAAGAAATCAAGAGCGAATTGTTTTAATCTGAGAGACACTCTAGCACGCTCCCCCTGACTACCTCAAAAtaacatgtgtgcgtgtgcgtgtgcgtgcatctgTACCACACATACGCATGTTTGCATGCATACGCCGGGGGAGACAATATTGACGTCACATGGCCAATGGTTATGTGTGACTGCAGAACTAGAGAAACACACATCTGTTATAACCATTAACATATACTGAAATCTTGGAAATACCACAGGATCAGGATCAAAACCAGTTTTACTTAGTGTAGAAAACGTACGAATAGAAGAAATCTATCACCTATAGCTCACAGAGAACACGTAAGATGAACTGAAGCGTCCAATTAACCAAAGTAATTAAAAGAGTATGAAGACATCAATCAGGTTGATGATTTTAGAAAATTAAAAAGAGAATAATGGGATTTAAGGGGGCTCTTCTGTACAATACACTAATATATAATAAGCCCGAGTGGCTGCATTGTTAGGATGCTTAGGCTTCCAGTAACTGAAGACTGATCAGAGATGTATACATGTCTAGGAAATGTTGCTTTTTTCTACATtgcaaatatatacatacatatatatacatatatacacacacatatatatacatacatacacacacacacacacacacacacacacacacacacatatatatatatatatatatatatatatatatatacacacacacacacacacacacgtatatatcatccaaaggaattgaatcgagtgcaactggacttggtatatatctgtatctatatatatTGGTATATATCCGGCctgtacattgcagtacaggcctgttccgTGCGTCGCGCacccatcagctgctaatgtggttaatcAAAGAATCACAGTTtaagttgcccagcgtcacgcccctaatttcggttggaccaatcagcagccaatcagatgagctgattggttgctgtgtgttgatacatatatatatttacaaatTATGTTGGAATTTTGTGACTAGTAATAGACTAAATGAATATACATACAGATAGATGTATAAGAATTGCTTCTCTGTTGGTGCAGGTGCATGACTCCAGCAGTAGAGGGCTCACGTCCATTGTGATTCAACAGGGTTTTGGTGATGTGTTGTTTCAGCCAGCGGGCCAGTTTGACGAAGAACGTCTTAAAACGATCTGTAAGAAACATTGAAGGATTTGCTCGTATTGGGCTCCCACTCGATAGAAGTGGCCCTGAGGGGGTGGGAGATTTCATCTCCATTTAAGGCCTGTAATGTTTATAATTCCCCGCCGTAGACCATGAGAAATAACGACTGCACATTTCAAAAAAGGATTATATGTTAACACAGGATACTAATATTCTGAACACTCACAGTGAAAAGTGCCAGGGTACCAGTCATACTATAGGCCTCCTCCTTCtgaacataaattaagtgtgcacgcacacacacacgcgcgcacacacacaccacacgcacacacacacacagagtaaagcGGGCTCCATGGCCATGTTTCCTCCGTATCATGTAAACACTATTGTGTGGCGGGTGATAAGGGATCACAGGGAGCTAATTGTTTGGGGCAATATTCGCAGCGCATTTTATAGAGAAAGTGAAGAACAACATTGCGATCGCCAGCTCAAGCATCCGCTTTCTCGTCTTCTACCgtgacacaccagccaccagcgCAAAGGCTCAGAGGCCCAAGTGGTCAGGGGGGCCCTAAACCAGAACCTCAACGTGAGATCGTTATTATTAAATTTTAATTTCTTACTAGAGTTGAGGGACTCCAGTCATTTGCGTTAAATTGTTTTGGCTATGTATTTGTTAAAGCTAAGTGCGGgaattttacatataaatgaatgtccgtGCCATTAAAGTTCTTGTCAAACGAGTTCGCACAATGATGATTACGCCTGTCACCGCCAGGTGAATCTCTCTGGTGTCTGGAGCGACATTCCCGCGCTGGCGCACCGGAAGtggtgcataaatatgcattttacgTCAGCCAgcaaccggcttggtcgggcgtcgctacagacacagttggccgtgtctgcgggtatttgtcctggtcgctgcactagcgcctcctctggtcggtcggggcgccccccggatcggcagagagggggtggaacagcgactgggacggctcagaaagagtggggtaattggccaaatacaattggggagaaaaaagcgaaaattgaaaaaataaattcttaaaaaaaagaaaaagaagcaacGATTGCTTTGCCGGAGCTGAACTTCCGTATGGCGAAGCgttcgcatgcctctgattggcttgcttTCAAGGCTTTCCGGCAGAACGCTTCCGGTCTTGGAAACTATGGCGGAATAACCCAAGAAGCGTCCAAGAAAAGCTTATGATGCtccaggggggaaaaaataaacaaactcgGCGTTCAGGGGAAGgataaaaataagaaaagaaaGCGATCGACGGCGAGGACAAACTGATAACCATTGGTGTAGCCTTTCCTCGTTGGAGAACGCTGAAAGAAGAGAGGTAATTAGGCACTCTCATTACATTaagggaaggatagatagtaactTCCACACTGCAAGTTTATATCAACGTCAAAGGTGGCTTTAACCGATCTCATATTTGTGGTTAAACGAGGAAtactttgttcttctttttcttcttccggcttgttccctgtttcccagtgaagggcacagcaccaatggcggtcttgtcaatccgcatagtgatttggcaaaatgttacgtcggacgcccttcctgacacaaccactaatcctatggacgggggcacaggtaaggcGCTGGAGTGCTTTGTTAATGTGATTTATCTGAGTGTACCTGtgttgtgctggggggggggggttaggtttCCGTGCCCAGGGGACCATTATCATTAACCCATCAGTTTTCAGTGGGTTGTCCTGGATAACTGATatcggttatatatatatatatatatatatatatatatatatatatatatatatatataggtgtggaCTTCAAACAGAAACAGTTATTATTTGTGACCGTGATTTGGGAGGACGGGATGGATTTATAGTTCCAGCCTCGGATTGGTTTTTGCATCTGTTGTTGAACCCCCCCCTATTGGCCTGATCCATATCATTGATTTTTTGTTGCATTTGCTTCTGAGGAAAATAAAGTCCAGACACTTAAAAGTCTTGTCAATTAGCTCTGCCTTTATTAGGCAGACAAGGTTTCGATCCTATTTGaagtctttttgttgttgttgttgttgttgttgttgttgatctgGTGACGCTCAGCAGTGGATGGAAACATCTGAAAATGGTATCACACTGTATGATTTAACTCAGCCCGGCACTTGGATAACCTCTcaacatttgttttttttaaacccttGTTAGTCTTCTCTTATTCACCATATTTTTCCCACCACTCTTAAATGTTTGTAATTTATTTGCCTGTCTCAGTCATCAGGTCATTAGCTGATGTCCGCCTGTTGACACGATAACGTCAGAGACACAGGCGGTCTTACAGCAAACGGTAATAAAGAAGACAACAAATGGTCATAACATTGATTTGATAGGCAGATGAAATAAATACAAAGATGAAGATAGCGGCACTTCAACTAAGCCCTTGTAGATGACAATTCCTGTGTCAAGTGCAGCGTCCTCTATTTAGCAGAATGTATCATGTCTATACATTTATTTCAGTCTGAAAAATGATATTCATTCTTATTGTTAGCCTTGAAAATTTAAGTCCAAAAGTACAATACATTTCCTTTAGGCTTTAGAATTTAGCTTTGACATATTTTAGTAATATCTCAATTTTTTGCACAGAAAAGCATTGTGATGTAATCTGTTTGATATCTGTGTATGCGTGGTAATCCCGATTGCTGTAACAGAGCCCTGTTTCAAGTTTAAACCACATGCCGACGGTCACACATCGCTCATTTCCCAGGATGCACCTGGCCTGGGGCAAGCAGGCGGACGCTGGGGACAGCTGTTTCCTGTGCACATTTCCTGGTTTGGCAGGGGAGGCGGTTGTGGGGGCTGTAGTTGGGTGGGTGGGTTGTATAGGGTGGTGGACTAGGCGGTGGGGTGGTATGGGGTGGGGGTATTGAGGACCTCGCTCCTTATCCAAACAGGATATATCTGCCATGGCTGCAGGTGCGAAAGTACCAGTGCTCATCACCCTCTCACATATACAGACATGCACTGCAcgtgcgcccacacacacacacacacatacacacacagaagttTGTACACCATTAGGGTAGGTGATTTAGTTGCGGATTGAGGAGCAGTGTTGCGAGAAAAGGGGAGGAGCTGAAAAAGATAACGggcagaggagagg
This genomic stretch from Lampris incognitus isolate fLamInc1 chromosome 5, fLamInc1.hap2, whole genome shotgun sequence harbors:
- the lyl1 gene encoding T-cell acute lymphocytic leukemia protein 1; amino-acid sequence: MMEKLNPTGLPDSPSDPPRPSSSSSSASTERQNPFQDRPLASPDCLSSPHPANLKELKGETKVSLQTPVTTITAIPSDRADVTPDDIEMEEGEQGGPSAADADCSPMLSSPPPLLPAPTTVPPPVSTAPLPLFSSSSTSSMAPQIPPHIPVISLGHSKPPLPLPNTPLTALHPIPTRLHGPHGDPRLTQVNSLPAAGPGGPSAPSTGPLTSHQYLPPHPFFTSSYLGPSTNYGIFANSRIKRRPSSHFEMELNDCPPQKLARRVFTNSRERWRQQNVNGAFLELRKLIPTHPPDKKLSKNEVLRLAMKYINFLVTLLKDQSQDKTRTSCEDEAKRESTKDGLDGNDLNPLFHCNTPPPSHRPPPASARPLRDSTESVTSLANSPATSSCYGDTDSEESFGAKASLVMTTHGILGKVKGQIRMVAATNDER